GCCAGCACCATGCCCACACCTTGCTCAGGCTGTGGCAGGACATCAGGCCAATCTCCcacaggtgctgcagggcatgAAGAGAGGTGTGGGGCTCCTTCTGGCCCCTTCTGTCAGGAAGGACCTTGGGAATGTCCTCCAGCGTTGGGCCAGGTGGCAGAAGGCCCATATTTCCAAAATTCCCGCTGAACTTTGGCCCTACCTCCTCCTGCCAAGGAAAGGAGATAACAAAGGGCAAAGCACATGCTCACCACCCATCCCTGAGCTGTGGCAGGAGGATCAATCGCTTCCCTGACCCTGCTGGTGGCCTGGGGGGGAATCCCAACCACCATGGCACTGCCACACACCACTGCCAGGAGAGGCCTGGCCACAACAGGGGACACGGCAAGGCCCTGTGCTGGAAAGGCCCCTGCAGGCCATCCCCTCTGTCCCACCTGGGATCTCTGTGTGCCTGGGGTGGCTCTCGCCTCTCAGGCTTCTTCCTGGGCTCCTCCATGCCCAGGAGGCCCAGGAGGCCCAGGAGGCTGCTTACACCAGGACAGACGTGGGACATTTCAGCGAGTGAGGCGGGAGGAAATAGGGTGTATTGGAAATAGTGCTGGTGCTAGAAACACAGAAGGAGGTATGAGGCCCACGGGGTGCTGCTTGGTGGCCTGGCCGGGCATTGAACAGAGCTGTCCCGGGGCAGCAGCGGCGACACCGAAGCACCAGGGCCACCAAGGCGGCAGCGCTACGGGACAACCGAAGGAGGGGCTCACGGCGAGGCCGGGCGAGGAGGAGCCGAGGCGCTGATGCGGAGGCCGAGGCCCTGCCCCCGTCCCTCCCCCGtccctccccgcggccccgggcGCCCCGTCCCCGCCCCGCGGCGGGCGGTGCCGGCGCAGCGCGGAGCCATGGCggtgagcggcggggccgggccggggcgctGGGGGTtgcgggggtggggggagcgGGGTCCGGGCGTAGGCCGCTGACCGCGTCTCTTGGCTCCGCAGCCCAAGGGCAAGGCGGGCACCAAGGGCAAGAAGCAGATCTTGGAGGAGAACCGCGAGACGCTGCGCTTCTACCTCCGCATCATCCTCGGGGCCTCGGTGAGtgcggccggggccgggcagggcccagcgcggggccgtgccgggctgACGCCGCCTTCGCTCTCCCCGCAGGCCGTGTACGCCGTGGTGAACCTGGTCATCTTCTACCCCGCCGCCTCCGCGTGGACGTGGGTGAGCCTCGGGCAGAcggggcccggccggggcccccccgctgccccccctgccccccggcccggcggcggcggaggcagCGGTGCCCGACCGCTCTTTGCTCCTTGCAGCTCGCCTTCGTCTTCAGCTCCGTGGTCTACGGCACCAGCTACCGCTCCATGAACTCCATGGCAAAGCCGTCTTTCACAGACGATGGCAGCCTTGCCGACGGGGGAATTGACCTGAATATGGAGCAGGGGATGGCAGAGTGAGTGTCCGCACCGCGCAGTCCAggtgagcaggagctgctgcctgagcGCGCTCGCAGGGCGCCGGGAGGAGGCCGGGCGGCGCTCCCCGCTCACCCGAGGGGAGCCGGCAGCCTTCCCCTCGCTGCTCCGCCGGCCTTCAGCCCTTCTTTCCCAGAATGAGCCTAACCGGCCTCGTTAGCTGAGCGCTTGGCCCGGTCGTGAGCCGCCACGCGGGCGGTCAGCTTGGAACCGCAGCCATCCGTCCGTCCTTAGGGCCTTGCCTCAGTGCCGAGGCGCGCAGGTAGGAGATCCCACAGGAGATCCCACAGGAGATCCAGCTCAGCTGGAGCAGCCTAAACCCTCTGTCAGGAAGAGGCAGCGCTGACCCCCTGCGCACTTCGCAGCACACggtgaaattttattttttataaaccACCACTGCAGGTA
This sequence is a window from Cygnus atratus isolate AKBS03 ecotype Queensland, Australia chromosome 12, CAtr_DNAZoo_HiC_assembly, whole genome shotgun sequence. Protein-coding genes within it:
- the TMEM208 gene encoding transmembrane protein 208 codes for the protein MAPKGKAGTKGKKQILEENRETLRFYLRIILGASAVYAVVNLVIFYPAASAWTWLAFVFSSVVYGTSYRSMNSMAKPSFTDDGSLADGGIDLNMEQGMAEHLKDVILLTAMVQVLSCFSLYVWYFWLLAPGRALYLLWVNILGPWFTAESSAASQEPNEKKQRRQERRQMKRF